From candidate division WOR-3 bacterium, the proteins below share one genomic window:
- a CDS encoding AAA family ATPase: protein MKNNTPSFIHERFKSSQQYGVFPCSAVTINLSGLPGIIEKLKDYKSEGFTEFTANITKIYTPIIETIYRHSGFVCKFFSDQFIAVFPHENPSPSADNAIFCSLSILKKMKDLARIKTPFGDYFIFCKIGIGTGNADWGIFGKKEKNYYFKGDSFIKSYMSISAGALNRVTLDESTVKLITDENIKASLFRQKNFFYAENVDSALMSTEFTDPKYTEVNDESFTRTDLSKLQDGDFSQITSLLTSFDDRAFDNEEELIDFLSFVFENSRKDGLLFGGLIHFKPNPHLTFYFESEDAQNIENAVKSIFLAEKEFKISTRTVMTRGISYVGFLDTQYYKDFVCISRSINTAEMILTQTTEKGILITEEINEKIKDSVNTLPHSSFVEKGSIKETRIFKVVNKKTTEPAKGLFKERIVYGEKCLKFVKPFLEKNFPGIIYIYGDQGSGKTFFANELSKKLKSSVFLLHGNPIFNESLKPFKDFFNDFFFKEESAQDKKEAFIQKYEIFLKKCQSSTSEGNVVLNEELIRTPTIIAALTGLEWENSVYNSVEQCNRFENSVFAIKNFMLSVAFMNPLILILDDFQYFDQDSLSVIQVLTRDIANRQLLIIATARCEKGSEKPKLLLDEDVPSLEIELAKTSIQALEGFIVSFLGEDSPDKLINKITTLSSGNPYLAEQLCLLAVEAQEQKEELYSKLQSKINEIAAKRVDFWEEKLRDSVIFCAILGNHFDKKSLTASNPSKIEDSKLINFYDSLLDEGVKKQIWTISAPTHIFFRNEELRKSIVQNLSEEKRTTLHLEAAKVLETLFGDDKTRFTEIAFHFQRGGDIVKAVKYYIDSAEWSFFNYRLEESVGLLRTAYEIEKDLTKKFEILLKMFSVQKEMKIFQIDEILYGQADEYFRSENDTPSSVKLLYYRAHSFLKEDDKDRALEYIEQAKNLAEENNQTELLPEIYKFFVPMLIETRRFEKAEKSLDSFEKLPEKTVEPHLGDIISFKGTILMNKGKFDQALEVFDKAVTIFENNKNLSGMAPVLDNVSKIYFKKGKAGKALEYSIKSLNVGKEIGSYKTMVINLHNIGGVFMKARDFNKAVKFLEQSQRLSRELKNYKLESYVLDKLGDIERARGYMAEAMSFYERSLENRLKLGDLIAAGKSFKFIGDVLSSQNNFDKAKEYYVKSMSYFKKADDRKSLAESIESFGTNEFKKDKQNKFKTLKCLEHAWNIYESLSDYDRLTNLEKLINQVTWEGIDI from the coding sequence ATGAAAAACAACACGCCATCTTTTATACATGAACGCTTCAAATCCTCTCAGCAATACGGCGTATTTCCTTGTTCCGCAGTGACTATTAATCTTTCCGGTCTTCCCGGAATCATTGAAAAACTGAAAGATTATAAAAGCGAGGGTTTTACCGAATTCACGGCAAACATTACCAAAATTTACACGCCAATAATCGAGACCATATATCGCCACAGCGGATTTGTATGTAAATTTTTCAGCGACCAGTTTATAGCCGTTTTCCCACATGAAAATCCGTCCCCTTCAGCAGACAATGCAATTTTTTGCAGTCTCAGTATACTTAAAAAAATGAAAGATCTTGCCAGAATCAAAACTCCATTCGGAGATTACTTTATTTTTTGTAAAATCGGCATCGGAACTGGAAACGCCGATTGGGGAATTTTCGGAAAAAAGGAAAAAAATTATTATTTTAAAGGCGACTCGTTCATAAAGTCCTACATGTCGATTTCCGCCGGAGCTCTGAACCGCGTGACACTCGACGAATCCACGGTAAAATTGATTACTGACGAAAACATCAAGGCTTCGCTTTTCAGGCAGAAAAATTTCTTTTACGCTGAAAACGTAGATTCAGCTTTGATGTCAACGGAATTCACTGATCCAAAATACACGGAAGTAAATGACGAAAGCTTTACTCGAACGGACCTATCAAAACTCCAGGACGGTGATTTCAGCCAGATCACATCGCTTCTGACTTCTTTTGACGACAGAGCGTTTGACAACGAAGAAGAATTGATCGATTTTCTTTCATTCGTCTTCGAAAACTCCCGTAAAGACGGTTTGCTTTTCGGCGGACTTATACATTTCAAACCCAACCCTCACTTGACGTTCTATTTTGAATCAGAAGATGCGCAAAATATTGAAAACGCAGTAAAATCAATTTTCCTGGCTGAAAAAGAATTTAAAATTTCAACTCGGACCGTAATGACGAGAGGTATCTCTTACGTTGGCTTCCTCGACACACAATATTATAAAGATTTCGTTTGTATTAGCCGTTCAATAAACACAGCAGAAATGATTTTGACTCAAACAACTGAAAAAGGAATTTTGATAACAGAAGAGATAAACGAGAAAATTAAAGATTCGGTAAATACTCTGCCTCATTCTTCGTTCGTCGAAAAAGGATCCATCAAAGAAACGAGGATTTTCAAGGTTGTCAATAAAAAGACTACCGAACCCGCAAAAGGGCTTTTTAAAGAGAGGATCGTTTACGGAGAAAAATGTCTAAAGTTCGTAAAACCGTTTCTTGAAAAAAATTTTCCTGGAATAATTTATATTTACGGCGACCAGGGCTCCGGAAAAACATTTTTTGCAAACGAGCTTTCAAAAAAATTGAAATCTTCAGTTTTTCTTCTTCACGGAAACCCAATTTTCAACGAATCTTTGAAGCCGTTCAAGGATTTTTTCAATGATTTTTTTTTCAAAGAAGAAAGCGCTCAGGACAAGAAAGAAGCGTTCATCCAGAAATACGAAATATTTTTAAAAAAATGTCAATCATCGACTTCTGAAGGAAATGTTGTTTTAAATGAAGAATTGATAAGAACTCCGACGATTATTGCAGCTTTGACCGGTTTGGAGTGGGAAAACTCTGTTTACAACAGCGTAGAACAGTGTAATAGGTTTGAAAACTCGGTTTTTGCCATTAAAAATTTTATGCTCTCTGTCGCTTTTATGAATCCTTTAATTTTAATACTGGATGATTTTCAATACTTTGACCAGGATTCATTGAGCGTCATCCAGGTACTGACGCGCGATATCGCGAACCGTCAACTTCTCATTATAGCAACCGCCCGATGTGAAAAAGGTTCTGAAAAACCGAAACTGCTTCTCGACGAAGATGTCCCAAGTCTCGAAATCGAACTTGCAAAAACTTCTATTCAAGCTCTCGAAGGATTTATAGTATCCTTTCTCGGAGAAGATTCGCCAGACAAATTAATAAACAAAATTACGACTCTTTCTTCCGGAAACCCCTACTTAGCCGAACAACTGTGTCTTTTGGCAGTGGAAGCACAGGAACAGAAAGAGGAACTGTATTCAAAATTACAAAGCAAAATAAATGAGATTGCAGCCAAAAGAGTTGACTTTTGGGAGGAAAAATTACGTGACTCTGTCATTTTCTGTGCGATTTTAGGTAATCATTTCGACAAAAAATCACTCACAGCTTCAAATCCATCGAAAATCGAAGATTCAAAACTAATCAACTTTTATGACTCTCTCCTGGATGAAGGAGTAAAAAAACAGATTTGGACAATTTCGGCGCCCACCCACATATTTTTTAGAAATGAAGAACTCAGAAAATCCATAGTCCAAAACTTGAGCGAAGAAAAAAGAACGACCTTACACCTTGAAGCGGCTAAAGTCCTTGAAACTCTGTTTGGAGATGATAAAACACGATTCACTGAAATCGCCTTTCATTTTCAAAGAGGCGGAGACATCGTCAAGGCGGTTAAATACTATATCGATTCCGCCGAATGGTCTTTCTTTAATTACAGACTTGAAGAATCCGTTGGCCTCTTGAGGACGGCTTATGAGATAGAGAAAGATTTGACAAAAAAATTCGAAATATTATTGAAAATGTTCTCTGTTCAGAAAGAAATGAAAATTTTTCAGATAGACGAAATACTATACGGACAGGCGGATGAATATTTCCGCTCTGAGAATGACACACCATCTTCCGTAAAATTGCTATATTACAGGGCTCATTCTTTTCTCAAGGAAGACGATAAAGACAGAGCTCTCGAGTATATTGAACAGGCGAAAAATCTTGCCGAAGAAAATAATCAAACCGAACTTCTGCCTGAAATTTACAAATTTTTTGTTCCTATGCTCATAGAAACACGCAGATTCGAAAAGGCGGAAAAAAGCCTCGATTCTTTCGAAAAACTTCCGGAAAAAACCGTCGAACCGCACCTTGGAGACATTATTTCATTCAAAGGGACAATCTTGATGAATAAAGGGAAATTTGACCAGGCACTTGAAGTGTTCGACAAGGCGGTCACAATTTTTGAAAACAATAAAAATCTGTCCGGTATGGCACCTGTTCTCGACAATGTATCAAAGATATATTTCAAAAAAGGTAAAGCCGGAAAAGCTTTGGAATACAGTATAAAGTCGCTAAACGTCGGCAAAGAGATAGGTTCATACAAGACCATGGTAATAAATCTGCACAACATAGGCGGAGTCTTCATGAAGGCGAGAGATTTCAACAAGGCCGTAAAATTTCTCGAACAATCCCAGCGTTTGTCCCGCGAGCTGAAAAACTACAAACTTGAATCTTACGTCCTCGACAAACTTGGAGACATAGAAAGAGCGAGAGGCTACATGGCAGAGGCTATGTCTTTTTACGAAAGGTCTCTTGAAAACCGTTTAAAACTGGGTGACTTGATTGCCGCTGGAAAATCGTTTAAATTCATCGGCGACGTTCTCAGCAGTCAGAACAACTTTGATAAAGCCAAAGAATATTACGTAAAAAGCATGTCGTATTTTAAGAAAGCCGATGACAGGAAATCATTGGCCGAATCAATAGAAAGCTTCGGAACAAACGAGTTTAAAAAAGACAAACAAAACAAATTCAAGACTCTCAAATGCTTGGAACACGCATGGAACATATACGAGAGCCTTAGCGACTACGACAGACTGACCAACCTCGAAAAACTTATAAACCAGGTCACGTGGGAAGGCATAGACATCTGA
- a CDS encoding winged helix-turn-helix transcriptional regulator, translating into MKIEEKKIRALLDPTRAKIMSLISSGNLCGKAVSKITGISESAVSQHLKILREAGFVKAIKTGYFAHYSVEKEQVEIFLKEYHDYLLKTQKRSHRCVRKNTAKKMSNPENAQKNR; encoded by the coding sequence ATGAAAATTGAAGAAAAGAAAATAAGGGCTTTGTTAGACCCTACGAGAGCTAAAATAATGTCGCTGATATCTTCGGGAAATCTCTGCGGAAAAGCCGTTTCAAAAATCACCGGAATATCCGAATCCGCTGTTTCTCAGCACCTGAAAATATTGAGGGAAGCCGGTTTCGTGAAAGCGATAAAAACCGGGTATTTCGCGCATTATTCAGTCGAAAAAGAACAGGTGGAAATTTTTTTAAAAGAGTATCATGACTATTTATTGAAAACCCAAAAAAGGAGCCACAGATGTGTAAGAAAAAACACTGCGAAAAAGATGTCAAACCCGGAGAATGCTCAAAAGAACAGATAA
- a CDS encoding arsenate reductase ArsC — protein sequence MKKVLFVCVHNSARSQIAEELLKKFAPDMFEAESAGLEPGEINPYVVEILKEEGIDVTKKKTNSVFAFFKQGKKYNYVVTVCSETEGEKCPLFPGVSERLHWSFEDPSAFKGNHEDVINLVRSLKDKIKESILKFIKDHGDEA from the coding sequence GTGAAAAAAGTTCTGTTCGTCTGCGTTCACAATTCGGCAAGAAGCCAGATTGCAGAAGAGCTTCTTAAAAAATTCGCGCCGGACATGTTTGAAGCGGAAAGCGCCGGCTTGGAACCCGGTGAAATAAATCCTTACGTCGTTGAAATATTAAAAGAAGAAGGTATTGACGTTACGAAAAAAAAGACGAACAGCGTGTTTGCTTTTTTTAAACAAGGAAAAAAATACAACTATGTAGTGACAGTCTGCAGTGAAACCGAGGGAGAAAAATGTCCGCTTTTCCCCGGGGTGTCAGAAAGGCTTCATTGGAGTTTCGAGGATCCTTCGGCTTTTAAAGGGAATCACGAGGATGTTATTAATTTGGTCAGAAGTCTCAAAGACAAAATAAAAGAATCCATATTGAAATTTATCAAAGATCATGGAGACGAAGCCTGA
- a CDS encoding CPBP family intramembrane metalloprotease codes for MLWRDSPPYIGHGLTTSKIKYTAVLIAFLTVIFDFYLSGHGIYNDAPRKILAIGSLILILVLSKGNLPSNGFSINFYPCKKFWLITSLVAFFVTVFFLSIYGSYLFFSGRQNTATIPKEFLFRQLKYFAFEIPLIEETIYRVVLCASLRSVAGYKTTIFISGTLFAFLHFIYGNPAIDNILGGYFLSWAFLTGKSIIIPVVFHSAGNALFVIFGLFF; via the coding sequence GTGCTTTGGAGAGACAGCCCTCCATATATCGGCCACGGGCTGACAACCAGCAAAATAAAATATACGGCTGTATTGATAGCCTTTCTCACAGTTATATTTGATTTTTATTTATCCGGCCACGGTATTTATAATGATGCACCGAGAAAAATCCTCGCTATAGGTTCGCTGATATTAATTTTGGTCTTGTCGAAAGGAAATTTACCGTCCAACGGCTTTTCAATAAATTTTTATCCCTGTAAAAAATTTTGGTTGATCACTTCTCTCGTAGCTTTTTTTGTCACCGTTTTTTTTCTTTCAATTTACGGATCTTACCTGTTTTTTTCAGGAAGACAAAATACGGCGACAATTCCTAAAGAATTCCTTTTCAGACAGTTGAAATATTTCGCCTTTGAAATCCCTTTAATAGAAGAAACAATATACCGCGTCGTGTTGTGCGCTTCTCTCCGTTCTGTCGCGGGTTATAAAACGACAATTTTCATTTCGGGTACTCTTTTCGCCTTTTTACATTTCATATACGGAAACCCCGCAATTGACAATATTCTTGGGGGATATTTTCTTTCATGGGCTTTTTTGACAGGTAAATCTATTATTATTCCTGTTGTTTTCCACTCCGCCGGCAATGCCCTGTTTGTCATATTTGGTTTGTTTTTCTAA
- a CDS encoding immune inhibitor A produces MLVRIFVDDYRILRTIDEKGLDIAGREYGEYWDIVVTPQKFNSVIASGLPYEIVSQNIEGLKDQVRGQYHSYDQVVAIMRNYASTYSSICKLDSIGKSYENRWIYALKISDNPSYEDPDEPGILFDALHHSREWATIEVVLFYADTLCRGYNNDPVLTSLINDNEIWLIPMVNVDGYVYDYPGQEWWRKTRKPFGGSTGTDPNRNYQGCFMGDPFGDWGAIPPDASMSHYPSQETFCGAYSGWSEEISAMVNFHKTHEINANITYHSYAQEILWPWGHTSTVLPPDNTAIVNIANQMASRIQKVNGGNYVASSSLYPTSGSTDDFVYGYHYFIHGFPCFSYTIEVGTAFYQNVNNLDQIAHENWEGALYFAQQAATIRQNYPSRVPSSDISAPDTAVSNSCLITWAPVFATYNTPDLWQLDRLSGYSFTSDGIESGTANWILSGFTQSTARKHAGTYSLYSGSQNNIANTAQTRYPYIVQPNDTFSFWCWNYSENNYDVTIVEISEDGLAWNQLDTRYTGSQQTWTQKKYSLAPWQGKAVYFRFRTITDDGTLNENFYVDDISPVAHFNQIEVLDSIICDTFYTATSLPLGESYFRVRGHNTRGWGNYSNTGKTIIVQGNSVEEPVQVFAGNISVFNNSKNIEIRYSLPSGQDMSVNIFDVTGRQVGNYRYQNLSGDDRIQISPASEGVLFVHVNSGEINITEKVLIIR; encoded by the coding sequence ATGCTGGTCAGAATTTTTGTAGACGACTACAGAATTTTAAGGACTATAGACGAAAAAGGACTCGATATAGCCGGAAGAGAGTACGGCGAATACTGGGACATAGTCGTCACGCCGCAAAAATTCAATTCTGTAATCGCGTCCGGTTTGCCGTACGAGATTGTTTCCCAAAACATCGAAGGTTTGAAAGATCAGGTCAGGGGTCAATATCACAGCTACGATCAGGTCGTCGCTATTATGCGAAACTACGCTTCGACATATTCGTCTATCTGTAAACTCGATTCGATAGGAAAAAGTTACGAAAACAGATGGATTTACGCCCTTAAAATATCAGACAATCCTTCGTACGAAGATCCCGACGAACCGGGGATCCTCTTCGACGCGCTCCATCACTCAAGAGAATGGGCGACAATTGAGGTCGTTCTTTTCTACGCCGACACCCTCTGCAGGGGATACAACAACGACCCCGTATTGACTTCTCTCATCAACGACAACGAAATATGGCTTATTCCGATGGTCAACGTCGACGGTTATGTCTATGACTACCCCGGTCAGGAATGGTGGAGAAAGACGAGAAAACCTTTCGGCGGATCAACCGGAACAGACCCGAACAGAAACTATCAAGGTTGTTTCATGGGCGATCCCTTCGGCGACTGGGGAGCCATACCTCCGGACGCTTCGATGTCCCATTACCCCAGCCAGGAGACTTTCTGCGGAGCATACAGCGGATGGTCTGAAGAAATTTCAGCAATGGTAAATTTTCACAAAACTCACGAAATAAACGCGAACATAACTTACCACAGCTACGCCCAGGAAATCCTGTGGCCATGGGGACACACGAGCACCGTGCTTCCTCCCGACAACACGGCAATCGTAAATATAGCCAACCAGATGGCTTCAAGAATTCAAAAGGTCAACGGAGGAAATTACGTAGCCTCATCGAGTCTTTATCCTACTTCGGGCTCTACAGATGATTTCGTTTACGGATATCATTACTTCATCCATGGTTTTCCCTGTTTTTCCTACACAATTGAAGTCGGAACTGCATTCTACCAGAACGTCAACAATCTCGATCAGATAGCCCACGAAAACTGGGAAGGAGCGCTTTATTTCGCCCAACAGGCGGCGACCATACGGCAGAATTATCCATCGAGAGTTCCGTCTTCTGATATATCTGCTCCCGACACAGCAGTTTCAAATTCCTGCCTCATAACATGGGCTCCTGTCTTCGCCACTTATAACACTCCCGATCTATGGCAGTTGGACAGGCTTTCAGGCTATTCGTTTACATCTGACGGTATTGAATCCGGAACCGCGAACTGGATTCTCTCGGGTTTCACTCAGAGCACTGCTAGAAAACACGCTGGAACCTACAGTCTTTATTCAGGTTCACAGAACAACATCGCCAACACCGCACAGACGAGATATCCATACATCGTCCAGCCCAACGACACTTTCTCGTTCTGGTGCTGGAACTACTCCGAGAACAATTATGACGTCACTATTGTGGAAATCTCGGAAGACGGACTGGCCTGGAATCAGCTCGACACGAGGTACACAGGAAGCCAGCAGACCTGGACTCAGAAAAAATACTCCCTTGCCCCGTGGCAGGGAAAAGCAGTTTACTTCAGGTTCAGAACCATAACTGACGACGGAACACTGAACGAGAATTTCTATGTTGATGACATATCGCCTGTCGCTCATTTCAATCAAATCGAGGTTCTGGACAGCATAATCTGTGACACTTTTTATACGGCGACAAGCCTTCCTCTAGGTGAAAGTTATTTCCGAGTCCGCGGCCACAATACGAGAGGCTGGGGCAATTATTCCAACACGGGTAAAACGATCATCGTTCAGGGAAACTCTGTGGAAGAACCGGTCCAGGTTTTTGCCGGAAATATTTCCGTATTCAACAATTCCAAAAACATCGAGATAAGATACAGTTTACCCTCCGGTCAGGATATGAGCGTGAACATTTTCGACGTAACGGGAAGACAGGTAGGCAATTACAGATATCAGAACCTTTCCGGCGACGACAGAATTCAGATATCACCCGCGTCGGAAGGCGTTTTATTCGTTCACGTCAATTCAGGTGAAATAAACATTACAGAGAAAGTGCTTATAATAAGATAA
- a CDS encoding GNAT family N-acetyltransferase, translating into MNFNIIERLSDKEAESLKKLQPEGWGDIVPVFMYYASKHFCTPIKVFMGEDIIGVGTAIVFGKTAWLAHIIVRQDHRNRGLGKEIVRKLLEITNTSKCETVSLIATELGCPVYEKAGFRIQTEYVFFDLENEEDIRAKHIEPLTPENVLLVMKMDEKVSGEKRNCILSDKINDGFVYKKNARIQGFFLPKMGEGLVVAENAEAGIELMKKKQTMKNKAVLPADNLEGIKFLKSIGCAEKKRAKRMILGKEFPWQPDKLYGRIGGNFG; encoded by the coding sequence ATGAATTTTAATATTATAGAAAGATTGTCGGATAAAGAAGCAGAAAGTCTGAAAAAGCTTCAGCCGGAAGGGTGGGGTGATATTGTCCCCGTTTTTATGTATTATGCTTCAAAACATTTTTGCACACCCATAAAGGTTTTCATGGGCGAGGACATAATTGGTGTCGGAACTGCTATCGTTTTCGGAAAAACCGCCTGGCTCGCGCATATAATAGTAAGACAGGACCACCGGAACAGAGGACTCGGTAAAGAGATTGTCAGAAAATTACTGGAGATTACAAACACTTCGAAATGCGAGACAGTCTCTCTCATAGCGACGGAACTTGGTTGCCCGGTGTACGAAAAAGCAGGATTCAGAATTCAGACTGAATATGTATTTTTTGATTTGGAAAATGAAGAAGATATTAGAGCGAAACACATCGAACCCTTGACGCCGGAAAATGTTTTACTTGTGATGAAAATGGATGAAAAAGTCTCGGGAGAGAAAAGAAACTGCATTCTTTCCGATAAAATTAACGACGGATTTGTTTATAAAAAAAATGCAAGAATTCAGGGTTTTTTTCTTCCTAAAATGGGAGAAGGTCTTGTCGTTGCTGAAAATGCTGAAGCAGGCATAGAATTGATGAAAAAAAAGCAGACAATGAAAAATAAAGCGGTCTTACCCGCTGATAATCTTGAAGGGATTAAATTCCTTAAGTCCATTGGGTGTGCAGAAAAAAAACGGGCGAAAAGAATGATTCTTGGAAAAGAATTTCCCTGGCAACCCGATAAACTTTACGGAAGAATCGGAGGAAATTTCGGATGA
- a CDS encoding MGMT family protein has translation MDCYFLDNITVFGKTVIFWRLYEKNSLITGFSLKDGGTLKRADCEKKSCDQIDDTAYKIQAFLKGWEVTFNLDLLDFSVCSEFQNKVLAAESKTPRGFVTTYKIISEYLGLKNGARSVGNALSKNPFPLLIPCHRTVRSDGSLGGFQGGSDMKRRLLEMEGIEFDSKNKVVLNKFLYEF, from the coding sequence ATGGACTGTTACTTTTTGGATAATATTACTGTTTTCGGTAAAACAGTTATTTTTTGGCGTCTATATGAGAAAAACTCCCTGATAACAGGTTTTTCATTAAAGGACGGAGGAACATTAAAAAGAGCGGATTGCGAGAAAAAAAGCTGCGACCAGATTGATGATACCGCTTACAAAATCCAGGCTTTTCTAAAGGGATGGGAAGTTACATTCAACCTTGATTTGCTCGATTTTAGTGTCTGCTCGGAATTTCAAAATAAGGTGCTTGCGGCGGAAAGTAAAACTCCGAGAGGTTTTGTTACGACATATAAAATAATCTCCGAATACCTCGGTTTGAAAAACGGCGCGAGGTCTGTTGGAAATGCTTTGTCCAAAAATCCTTTTCCACTGTTGATTCCCTGCCACAGAACAGTGAGGTCTGACGGGTCATTGGGAGGATTTCAGGGAGGCTCAGACATGAAACGAAGGCTTCTCGAAATGGAAGGCATTGAATTCGATTCTAAAAATAAAGTTGTTTTGAATAAATTTTTATATGAATTTTAA
- a CDS encoding glycoside hydrolase family 130 protein, with translation MKKEIVRRYKQNPILTKDDVPYQVETVHNAGAVKHAGKYVMLFRSHKRNGRSIIGIAESEDGYNFIVREKPFIVPAEKGVFAEYEEYGVEDCRICEIEGEFLLTYSAYSRHGVRTALAKTEDFFNIERIALITVADSRNVVIFPEKIDGRYARLDRPHSEISPWSIWISYSPDLIYWGDSKVIMKPGQYRWDEMKIGPGATPIKTDEGWLNIYHGVFKTMDGAVYRLGAALHDIKDPSKILGISDDWILQPQDPWEITGYVHNVVFTCGAVPEPDKTVKIYWGGADTVMCVGEADIKDLTGLCLTKSGKENHLI, from the coding sequence GTGAAAAAAGAAATTGTCCGCAGATACAAACAAAATCCGATACTGACGAAGGATGACGTCCCGTATCAGGTTGAAACCGTCCACAACGCCGGTGCAGTAAAACACGCCGGAAAATATGTCATGCTTTTTCGTTCACACAAAAGAAACGGCAGATCCATAATCGGTATAGCCGAAAGCGAAGACGGATATAATTTTATAGTCAGGGAAAAACCTTTTATTGTCCCCGCCGAAAAAGGTGTTTTTGCAGAATACGAAGAATACGGAGTTGAAGACTGCAGAATCTGTGAAATCGAGGGGGAATTTCTTTTAACTTACAGCGCTTATTCCAGACACGGAGTAAGAACCGCCTTGGCCAAAACCGAGGATTTTTTTAACATTGAACGAATCGCTTTAATCACCGTGGCTGACAGCAGGAATGTCGTAATTTTTCCGGAGAAAATTGACGGAAGATACGCGAGACTCGACAGGCCTCATTCTGAAATTTCACCCTGGTCTATCTGGATTTCATATTCTCCCGACCTGATCTATTGGGGTGATTCAAAAGTAATAATGAAACCCGGACAGTACAGATGGGACGAGATGAAAATAGGTCCCGGGGCGACACCTATTAAGACAGATGAAGGCTGGTTAAATATCTATCACGGAGTTTTTAAAACTATGGACGGAGCCGTATACAGACTTGGAGCAGCTCTCCACGATATAAAAGATCCCTCAAAAATCCTCGGCATATCAGATGACTGGATTTTACAACCGCAGGATCCCTGGGAAATTACAGGTTATGTACACAATGTCGTATTTACTTGCGGGGCGGTACCTGAACCGGACAAAACCGTGAAAATCTATTGGGGCGGCGCAGACACGGTGATGTGCGTGGGAGAAGCCGACATAAAAGATTTGACAGGTCTTTGCCTGACGAAGTCGGGAAAAGAGAATCATCTGATATAA
- a CDS encoding glycosyltransferase family 4 protein yields the protein MKIAMLAPIAWRTPPRHYGPWERVTSLLTEELVRMGMDVTLFATGDSVTCAKLLSVCPKGYEEDKKVDPKVRECLHISNCFEKASDFDIIHNNFDFLPLTYSKLVQTPVLTTIHGFSSEKIIEVYKKYDEVTYYVSISDSDRSPLLSYEKTIHHGIDLENFTYRENPKGDYLLFFGRFHPDKGAKEAVEISRMTGKKLLMAGIVQDKEYFHKYIEPFVKSGEINYLGSVAPQERNELLGNAEALLHPINFEEPFGLSVVEAMACGTPVIAFKKGSMQEIIEDKKSGFLVSSVKEAADCVEKISEIKRSDCRKTIENKFTKERMAREYIEVYNEILLNSEGALKR from the coding sequence ATGAAAATAGCAATGCTCGCTCCTATAGCCTGGCGTACACCGCCAAGGCATTACGGACCGTGGGAAAGGGTTACATCTCTTCTTACAGAAGAACTTGTCAGAATGGGAATGGACGTAACTCTTTTCGCAACGGGCGATTCAGTTACATGCGCAAAACTCCTGTCCGTCTGCCCGAAAGGTTATGAAGAGGACAAAAAAGTAGATCCGAAAGTCCGGGAATGCCTGCACATATCAAACTGCTTTGAAAAGGCTTCCGATTTCGACATAATTCACAATAATTTCGACTTCTTGCCTTTGACATATTCAAAACTGGTCCAGACTCCTGTTTTGACGACAATACACGGATTTTCTTCTGAAAAAATTATCGAGGTTTATAAAAAATACGATGAGGTGACATATTATGTCTCTATAAGCGATTCTGACAGGTCTCCTCTGCTGTCCTACGAAAAGACCATACACCATGGAATTGATCTTGAGAATTTCACTTACAGAGAAAATCCAAAAGGGGATTACCTGTTGTTTTTCGGAAGATTCCATCCGGACAAGGGAGCCAAAGAAGCGGTGGAGATATCGAGAATGACAGGGAAAAAACTGCTGATGGCTGGAATTGTACAGGACAAGGAATATTTTCATAAATATATTGAGCCGTTTGTCAAATCAGGGGAAATAAATTATCTTGGCAGTGTCGCCCCCCAGGAACGGAACGAATTACTCGGCAATGCTGAGGCTCTGTTACATCCGATAAATTTTGAAGAACCTTTTGGTCTCTCGGTTGTTGAGGCTATGGCTTGCGGGACTCCGGTAATAGCTTTCAAAAAAGGAAGCATGCAGGAAATAATAGAAGATAAAAAATCAGGTTTTCTCGTTTCATCCGTTAAGGAGGCGGCGGACTGCGTAGAAAAGATAAGTGAAATCAAAAGAAGTGATTGCAGAAAAACAATAGAAAACAAATTTACAAAAGAACGAATGGCACGGGAATATATAGAAGTTTATAATGAAATATTATTGAATTCTGAAGGTGCGTTAAAAAGGTGA